A genomic region of Gemmata massiliana contains the following coding sequences:
- a CDS encoding recombinase family protein produces MARSKSAPSELPVAYSYIRFSTPDQGAGDSIRRQESLRDDWCARNGVRLVETLRDYGISAFKGRHRADDRAALGRFLSLVKAGTVKPGSYLVVEQFDRLSREQIRPALTLLLNLIEAGVRVVQLMPVEKVYGEDVEPMALMMAIMELSRGHSESMAKSGRGGLAWANKRKQATQKVLTRIVPAWCKIAGEKIVLDEPKAEVVRRIYNMALGGRGVPTIAKTLNIERVAPLSGRSKRWAQSSISYILCNRAVIGEYQPHTHHGRERREPDGPPVTGYYPAVLTEEMFNAVRMAMSRRNRKGSGRGDRLLSIFSGLLYDARNGETLHVLNNTVNGRRISPYESSRGLPGYKWVSFPADTFEAAVLSKFREIDAREITGNRQDPTAGAAKRLSEIERRLISIKEQLVSGDEDVGPVMDALRNLEAERKAAADQLRTARQEAASTLVNAWEDCQSLADLLATSPDPADTRARLRAAVHRVVKQVYCLFVAQAKTRIAAVQVWFEGEESHRDYLIVHRSGTGNRVAEWFVRSLVLPTSTAGIDLRKREDVALLEPILESLNLATNE; encoded by the coding sequence ATGGCTCGCTCCAAATCGGCACCATCTGAACTACCCGTCGCGTATAGCTACATCCGCTTCTCAACACCCGATCAGGGAGCCGGCGACAGCATCCGGCGCCAAGAGTCGCTGCGCGACGACTGGTGCGCGCGGAACGGCGTGCGCCTGGTGGAAACACTTCGTGACTATGGCATATCGGCGTTCAAGGGTCGCCACCGTGCGGACGACCGGGCCGCGCTGGGGCGATTCTTGTCCCTGGTCAAGGCTGGTACCGTGAAGCCCGGCTCTTACCTCGTTGTGGAGCAGTTCGACCGCCTCTCGCGCGAGCAGATCCGGCCCGCCCTCACCCTGCTCCTCAACCTGATTGAGGCTGGTGTGCGCGTCGTTCAATTGATGCCGGTCGAGAAGGTGTATGGGGAGGATGTGGAGCCAATGGCCCTGATGATGGCCATCATGGAGCTTTCGCGCGGGCACTCGGAGAGCATGGCCAAAAGTGGGCGCGGCGGACTCGCCTGGGCGAACAAGCGGAAGCAAGCCACCCAGAAAGTGCTTACCCGGATTGTCCCCGCCTGGTGTAAGATCGCGGGTGAGAAGATCGTACTCGACGAGCCCAAGGCCGAAGTGGTGCGGCGGATCTACAACATGGCGCTCGGCGGACGCGGGGTGCCAACGATCGCGAAGACACTAAATATCGAGAGGGTCGCGCCGCTCAGCGGTCGCTCGAAGCGCTGGGCACAGTCCTCGATCAGTTACATTCTTTGTAACCGGGCCGTGATAGGCGAGTATCAACCACACACTCATCACGGACGCGAGCGCCGCGAACCGGACGGACCGCCGGTCACGGGCTATTACCCGGCCGTGCTGACGGAAGAAATGTTCAACGCGGTAAGGATGGCGATGAGCAGACGGAACCGAAAGGGCAGCGGGCGGGGCGACCGCCTCCTCTCGATCTTCAGCGGGTTGCTGTACGACGCGCGGAATGGGGAAACGCTCCACGTGCTCAACAACACCGTAAACGGGAGGCGCATTTCGCCCTACGAGTCGTCGCGCGGGCTCCCAGGGTACAAGTGGGTTTCGTTTCCGGCCGACACATTTGAAGCCGCGGTGTTGTCGAAATTCCGCGAGATCGACGCGAGAGAGATCACAGGGAACCGGCAAGATCCTACCGCAGGCGCGGCCAAACGGCTCAGCGAAATTGAGCGGCGCCTCATCAGCATCAAGGAACAACTCGTGAGCGGTGACGAGGACGTCGGGCCAGTGATGGACGCGCTTCGGAACCTTGAGGCTGAACGCAAGGCCGCCGCAGACCAACTCAGGACCGCCCGCCAAGAGGCTGCATCAACGCTTGTCAATGCGTGGGAAGACTGTCAATCGCTCGCGGACTTGCTAGCTACGAGCCCTGACCCAGCAGATACGCGAGCTCGATTACGGGCTGCCGTTCATCGCGTGGTGAAGCAAGTATACTGCTTGTTCGTGGCCCAAGCCAAAACGCGGATCGCTGCCGTTCAAGTATGGTTTGAGGGCGAGGAGTCGCACCGCGATTATCTCATTGTTCATCGTAGCGGAACTGGGAATCGGGTCGCAGAGTGGTTCGTGCGGTCGCTCGTGTTGCCCACAAGCACTGCCGGCATTGATTTGAGAAAGCGAGAGGATGTCGCACTATTAGAGCCGATTCTTGAATCATTGAATTTGGCAACGAATGAGTAA
- a CDS encoding peptidylprolyl isomerase, producing MRRSFVLTLAAPAFATLALAQPPAAPTTPPTPPAQTGAPAGQENAVAATVNGESITLTEVDTLLKGTLPLTPLTVAQKRQMRIEVLSDIIDDLLLRQFLRKNGPKVDPAEIDAQLKAFGDKLKKDGKSLADFFKETGQTEAQVRESWTTAMQLTGYVKLNTTEEQLKAYFNANKDFFDHVEVKVQHVVLRVSKNATAVDRATAKEKLEAIRAEIAAGKLDFATAAKKNSHCPSAPNGGDIGYIARKGGLVDEAFAKAAFAMKSNELSGVIETDFGLHILQVTDRKPGTPSTYEKSATEVLDTYSDDFRTELIAKLRKQGQIQITVP from the coding sequence ATGCGCCGCTCGTTCGTGCTCACACTCGCCGCGCCCGCGTTCGCGACGCTCGCGCTCGCGCAACCGCCAGCCGCACCAACCACACCGCCGACGCCCCCGGCTCAAACGGGAGCGCCCGCTGGACAAGAGAACGCAGTCGCCGCGACCGTGAACGGTGAGTCCATAACGCTCACGGAAGTCGATACCCTGCTAAAGGGTACGCTCCCGCTCACGCCTCTGACCGTAGCGCAGAAGCGTCAAATGCGAATCGAAGTCCTTTCTGACATTATCGACGACCTGCTCCTGCGGCAGTTCCTCCGCAAGAACGGTCCGAAGGTCGATCCGGCCGAGATCGACGCGCAGCTCAAAGCGTTCGGTGACAAGCTCAAGAAGGACGGCAAATCGCTCGCGGATTTCTTCAAAGAAACCGGTCAGACAGAAGCCCAGGTGCGGGAGTCGTGGACGACCGCGATGCAACTCACCGGCTACGTGAAGCTCAACACCACGGAAGAGCAACTCAAGGCGTACTTCAACGCGAACAAGGATTTCTTCGATCACGTGGAAGTGAAAGTGCAGCACGTCGTCCTTCGCGTGAGCAAGAACGCGACCGCGGTCGATCGCGCTACGGCCAAAGAGAAGCTCGAAGCGATCCGCGCCGAGATCGCGGCCGGGAAACTCGACTTCGCGACCGCAGCGAAAAAGAACTCGCACTGCCCCAGCGCGCCAAATGGAGGCGACATCGGCTACATCGCTCGCAAGGGCGGGCTTGTAGACGAAGCGTTTGCCAAGGCCGCATTCGCGATGAAGTCGAACGAACTCAGTGGCGTGATCGAGACGGACTTCGGTCTGCATATTCTTCAAGTGACGGACCGAAAACCCGGCACACCCAGCACCTACGAAAAGTCCGCGACCGAGGTGCTCGACACCTACAGCGACGACTTCCGGACGGAACTCATCGCGAAGCTCCGGAAGCAGGGGCAGATTCAGATTACGGTGCCTTAA
- a CDS encoding glucuronate isomerase produces MPADQLVQNLESALSRIPLIDPHSHIDPLSPVSKSLDDILGYHYYTELAHSAGMGQALLSKDADPRERVREIVRFMDRYDNTAQYGWFVDIARTFLGLDDKETRVTAADADRLYDTALKTFAQPDWEAQVFEKTRLEKIFLTNEFDDPLQGFDTTKYVPCLRTDTLVFHLDKPDTRRRLEAISGVHVHDGATLRMALAKVFMHFTRNGAKACAISLPPNFHPAKFDDEHFYEQMQFHGYHDLAPGVFWLIAEFCRDFRLPFDLMIGVNRRVYEKGVYQGQDLFDQRTSLLQYKELFNAFPDVTFPVSVLTSAQNQELVAYSWIFPNVLPNGHWWYSNTPPFIRKDLMERITAVPKTKLIGYYSDAYKLEFVKPKYGMYRRILASVLADEFVRPGVLSETDAVALGTRLLRDNVKDVFKV; encoded by the coding sequence ATGCCGGCCGATCAACTGGTGCAGAACCTGGAATCCGCGCTGTCCCGGATTCCGCTCATTGACCCGCACTCGCACATTGATCCGCTCAGCCCGGTATCTAAGTCACTCGACGATATCCTCGGCTACCACTACTACACCGAACTCGCGCACTCCGCCGGGATGGGTCAGGCGCTTCTGAGCAAGGACGCGGACCCGCGCGAGCGTGTCCGGGAGATCGTCCGGTTCATGGACCGGTACGACAACACCGCGCAGTACGGGTGGTTCGTGGACATCGCCCGCACATTCCTGGGCCTCGACGACAAGGAAACGCGCGTCACAGCGGCGGACGCGGACCGGCTCTACGACACCGCGCTGAAGACATTCGCGCAACCGGACTGGGAAGCGCAGGTGTTCGAGAAGACGCGGCTCGAAAAGATCTTCCTGACGAACGAATTCGACGACCCGCTCCAGGGCTTCGACACCACGAAGTACGTCCCATGCCTACGCACCGACACGCTGGTGTTCCACCTCGATAAGCCCGACACGCGACGCCGACTGGAAGCGATCAGCGGCGTCCACGTTCACGACGGGGCCACGCTGCGAATGGCGCTGGCGAAGGTGTTCATGCACTTCACGCGGAACGGGGCGAAAGCGTGTGCGATCTCGCTCCCGCCCAACTTCCACCCGGCAAAGTTCGACGACGAGCACTTTTACGAGCAGATGCAGTTCCACGGGTACCACGACCTCGCGCCTGGCGTGTTCTGGCTGATCGCCGAGTTCTGCCGCGACTTCCGCCTCCCGTTCGACCTGATGATCGGCGTGAACCGCCGCGTGTACGAGAAGGGCGTTTACCAGGGGCAAGACCTGTTCGACCAGCGCACTAGCCTGTTGCAGTACAAGGAACTGTTCAACGCCTTCCCGGACGTGACGTTCCCGGTCTCGGTGCTAACAAGCGCGCAGAACCAGGAACTGGTGGCGTACTCGTGGATCTTCCCGAACGTGCTACCGAACGGCCACTGGTGGTACTCGAATACGCCGCCGTTTATCCGCAAAGACTTGATGGAGCGCATTACCGCAGTGCCGAAAACGAAGCTGATCGGGTACTACTCGGACGCCTACAAACTGGAGTTCGTGAAGCCAAAGTACGGCATGTACCGGCGCATCCTCGCGAGCGTACTGGCGGACGAGTTCGTGCGCCCCGGCGTGCTCAGCGAAACGGACGCTGTCGCGCTAGGCACGCGGCTCCTGCGCGACAACGTGAAGGACGTGTTCAAGGTGTAG
- a CDS encoding ABC transporter permease produces MPILTLAAKDLRLLLRDPRSAVILLLTPLLLILVLGLALGEGFGEKPDDRLRISVVNLDRGLPGKVPFPEKPWSEVVIDDLSATQDIRLEIIRDRGEAERLVAKNRRPAIIVFEEDFSDRMHRCSFLTGAEAVNPFGRDGVRLSQLGATLLTDRTQPVSASIIEQVTQVTLLRVVIPWMIGKAFARVGDEKFMELVANRLNGVKPIPPELLAELDPVVQKLLTALTNDAEFKVLVLKEFSDTKGSSFIEAGKDAAVIAKRTPEFQRAVHKSFQKRAILERLGKEIAFGEVLTPAVQKQVGPTVKRGVGDLFSSYNFEATRWSDLVKSETREGIAANRVEYKDSSGSGVLNRGALRYQILVPSYTVMFAFFLVLSVGWLFVAERKHGTLVRLRAAPLTRGQILLGKLLPCLAVSLLQGVFLLAAGRLIFGMTWGSRPELLLPLVGSTSFAAVGLAILVASVARTETQVAVYGTLLVLVLGGVSGSLMPRDLMPEQMKAVSLVTPHAWALDAYNQLLATPTPDVSAVLTACAALCTFGAAFTALAWWRMDLE; encoded by the coding sequence ATGCCGATACTCACGCTCGCCGCGAAAGACCTCCGTCTTCTACTCCGCGACCCGCGGAGCGCGGTCATTCTGCTCCTCACCCCGCTGCTGCTCATCCTCGTGTTGGGGCTAGCGCTGGGTGAAGGCTTCGGTGAAAAGCCGGACGACCGGCTCCGCATCTCCGTCGTGAATCTCGATCGCGGGCTGCCCGGGAAAGTCCCCTTCCCCGAAAAGCCGTGGTCGGAAGTCGTGATCGACGACCTCAGCGCGACGCAGGACATCCGGTTGGAAATCATTCGCGACCGCGGCGAAGCAGAGCGCCTCGTCGCGAAGAACCGGCGCCCCGCGATCATCGTGTTTGAGGAGGATTTCAGCGACCGGATGCACCGCTGCTCGTTCCTCACAGGCGCGGAAGCCGTTAATCCTTTCGGGCGCGACGGCGTGCGTCTCAGCCAACTCGGGGCCACACTCCTCACCGACCGCACGCAGCCGGTGTCCGCGTCCATCATCGAGCAAGTCACACAAGTTACGCTCCTGCGGGTGGTGATCCCGTGGATGATCGGGAAAGCGTTCGCCCGCGTCGGTGACGAGAAGTTCATGGAACTGGTCGCGAATCGGCTCAACGGTGTGAAGCCGATCCCGCCGGAACTGCTTGCGGAACTCGACCCGGTGGTGCAAAAACTGCTGACCGCGCTCACCAACGACGCAGAGTTCAAAGTCCTCGTTCTCAAGGAATTCAGCGACACGAAAGGCAGTTCCTTTATCGAAGCCGGGAAGGACGCGGCCGTGATCGCGAAGCGCACCCCAGAATTCCAGCGGGCCGTTCACAAGTCGTTCCAGAAGCGCGCGATCCTCGAACGGCTCGGTAAGGAGATCGCGTTCGGTGAAGTGCTCACGCCCGCGGTACAAAAGCAGGTCGGGCCAACGGTGAAACGCGGGGTCGGCGACCTGTTTTCGAGCTACAACTTCGAGGCGACGCGCTGGAGCGATCTGGTCAAGAGCGAGACCCGCGAGGGGATCGCGGCGAACCGCGTGGAGTACAAAGACTCGTCCGGTAGCGGGGTACTTAACCGCGGCGCCCTTCGGTACCAAATCCTGGTGCCGTCGTACACCGTGATGTTCGCGTTCTTCCTGGTGCTGAGCGTGGGCTGGCTGTTCGTCGCCGAGCGCAAACACGGCACGCTGGTGCGGCTCCGCGCCGCGCCGCTTACACGGGGGCAGATCCTCCTGGGCAAGTTGCTCCCGTGCCTCGCGGTGTCGCTGCTTCAGGGTGTGTTCCTGCTCGCTGCGGGCCGACTCATCTTCGGTATGACGTGGGGCTCGCGCCCGGAGCTGTTGCTTCCGCTTGTGGGCAGCACGTCCTTCGCAGCGGTGGGGTTGGCGATTCTGGTCGCGAGCGTCGCCCGCACCGAAACACAGGTCGCGGTGTACGGCACGCTACTGGTACTGGTTCTCGGTGGCGTGAGTGGATCATTAATGCCGCGCGACCTGATGCCCGAACAGATGAAAGCGGTCAGCCTCGTCACCCCGCACGCCTGGGCACTCGACGCTTACAACCAACTGCTCGCGACTCCGACCCCCGACGTGTCGGCCGTGCTGACGGCGTGCGCAGCGCTGTGTACGTTTGGCGCCGCGTTCACCGCGCTCGCGTGGTGGCGCATGGATTTGGAGTAA
- a CDS encoding FG-GAP repeat domain-containing protein → MSRPSPARIPSPFTLFARLLALRERVAGLFRATPRTHARPVQLTMESMEERLVPDGRPLPGPVIFAGSGVGEAAVVKAYDADTGNLRWTKSAYGPLFAGGVRVATADFTGDGVPDAIVAPDTGYVPLVRILDGTTGNEISGPLGHFLAYSALNTSGVHVAAADVNGDGKADVITTVDSLLGTRVRAFSGATGQMLLNWNLTGAPFAAGATVGPWT, encoded by the coding sequence TTGAGCCGCCCTTCTCCCGCGCGCATCCCGTCCCCGTTCACCCTGTTTGCTCGCCTGCTCGCCCTGCGCGAGCGCGTCGCGGGCCTGTTCCGCGCCACGCCGCGAACACATGCGCGACCGGTTCAGTTGACCATGGAGTCGATGGAGGAGCGCCTGGTGCCGGACGGGCGCCCGCTTCCCGGCCCCGTGATTTTTGCGGGTTCGGGTGTTGGCGAAGCGGCGGTCGTGAAGGCGTATGACGCGGACACGGGGAACCTGCGCTGGACCAAGAGTGCGTACGGGCCGCTGTTCGCGGGGGGGGTTCGCGTTGCGACCGCGGACTTCACCGGGGACGGCGTCCCGGACGCGATCGTAGCGCCCGATACGGGATATGTGCCCTTGGTGCGGATCCTCGATGGGACCACGGGCAACGAGATCAGTGGCCCGTTGGGGCACTTCCTCGCGTACTCGGCCCTGAACACCAGCGGCGTGCATGTGGCCGCTGCGGATGTCAACGGGGATGGCAAGGCCGACGTGATCACGACCGTAGACTCGCTGCTCGGCACCCGGGTGCGCGCGTTCAGTGGGGCCACCGGGCAGATGTTGCTCAACTGGAATCTGACCGGCGCGCCGTTCGCGGCCGGCGCCACGGTCGGGCCGTGGACCTGA
- a CDS encoding 7-carboxy-7-deazaguanine synthase QueE, whose amino-acid sequence MRTPLLDVPAEAAHRVVLLRDVPAGELLVHEIYISVQGESTFAGLPCVFVRASVCDSRCRWCDTPHAFNQGTRVTRADVLAKALSYNCPLVEITGGEPLLQSEMFTLMTELCDAGKTVLLETSGAHSVADVDPRVHVIMDLKCPDSGESHRNRWANLDVLKPTDQIKFVIASRADWDWVANAIRTHKLDERFTCLVSCVFTSVKPVELVGWLLESGLHRVRMQLQMHKYIWEPSTRGV is encoded by the coding sequence ATGCGAACGCCGTTACTCGATGTACCCGCCGAGGCCGCACACCGCGTCGTGCTCCTGCGCGACGTCCCCGCGGGCGAATTGTTGGTCCACGAAATCTACATAAGCGTGCAAGGCGAATCGACTTTCGCCGGCTTGCCCTGCGTGTTCGTGCGCGCGTCGGTGTGCGACAGCCGGTGCCGCTGGTGCGACACCCCGCACGCCTTCAACCAGGGCACGCGGGTGACGCGCGCGGACGTACTGGCGAAGGCGCTCAGTTACAATTGCCCCCTCGTGGAGATCACCGGCGGTGAACCGCTGTTGCAGTCCGAGATGTTCACGCTGATGACCGAGTTGTGCGACGCCGGGAAGACCGTTCTGCTGGAGACGAGCGGCGCGCACTCGGTCGCAGACGTCGATCCGCGCGTCCACGTCATCATGGACCTCAAGTGCCCCGATAGCGGCGAGAGCCACCGGAACCGGTGGGCGAATCTGGACGTGCTGAAGCCCACGGACCAGATCAAGTTCGTGATCGCGTCGCGCGCGGACTGGGATTGGGTCGCGAATGCGATCCGCACGCACAAACTGGACGAGCGCTTCACCTGTCTCGTGAGTTGCGTCTTCACGAGCGTTAAACCGGTGGAACTCGTCGGCTGGTTGCTCGAATCCGGGCTCCACCGCGTGCGGATGCAGTTGCAGATGCACAAGTACATCTGGGAACCGAGCACGCGCGGGGTGTAA
- a CDS encoding ABC transporter ATP-binding protein, with translation MSDAVLEVTDIRKQYGETVALNGVSLTVQRGEVFGLLGPNGAGKTTLLSIAAGLTRADSGSVKLFGEPFTRDTRSLRHLVGIGTQDLSIYPDLTARENLRFFGKLYGKGGKTLESRVDEMLGAVGLTDRANDRAGTFSGGMKRRLNLAVAVVHAPKLLILDEPTTGVDPQSRNHIFEQVKALSAAGLTVIYTSHYMEEVQTLCKRIAVIDNGTLRACDTLPNLLKRLDTTVRVTVSGAGADFSQRLQAIPGVKQSRPTPPSPLPEGKGEQAREPTVLETTFADNSFSPFPLGRGGGGVGSPTTFEIVVEDIGPVLARVASECVASGADLTAVTTTEPTLERVFLNLTGRGLRD, from the coding sequence ATGTCAGACGCGGTACTCGAAGTCACGGACATCCGCAAACAGTACGGCGAGACCGTTGCACTGAACGGCGTTTCGCTCACGGTTCAGCGGGGCGAAGTGTTCGGACTGCTCGGTCCCAACGGAGCCGGCAAGACGACGCTGCTTTCGATCGCGGCCGGTCTCACGCGCGCCGACAGTGGAAGCGTCAAACTGTTCGGCGAGCCGTTCACGCGCGACACGCGATCCCTGCGGCACCTCGTGGGCATCGGCACGCAAGATCTTTCGATCTACCCCGATCTGACCGCGCGCGAGAATCTTCGCTTCTTCGGCAAGCTCTACGGAAAGGGTGGAAAGACGCTGGAATCGCGAGTCGACGAGATGCTTGGGGCTGTTGGGCTGACCGACCGCGCCAACGACCGCGCCGGTACGTTTTCAGGCGGCATGAAGCGCAGGCTCAACCTCGCGGTCGCGGTGGTTCACGCGCCGAAGTTGCTCATTCTGGACGAACCGACAACGGGCGTGGACCCGCAGAGCCGCAACCACATCTTCGAGCAGGTGAAAGCGCTCAGCGCGGCCGGGCTAACCGTGATCTACACGAGCCACTACATGGAGGAAGTCCAGACCCTGTGCAAGCGCATCGCCGTCATCGACAACGGCACGCTCCGGGCCTGTGACACGCTCCCGAACTTGCTCAAGCGCCTCGACACGACTGTCCGCGTCACGGTGTCGGGAGCGGGCGCTGATTTCTCCCAACGATTGCAAGCGATACCGGGGGTGAAACAAAGCCGACCTACCCCCCCATCCCCCCTCCCTGAAGGGAAGGGGGAGCAGGCGCGAGAGCCCACTGTGCTTGAGACAACGTTTGCCGACAATTCTTTCTCCCCCTTCCCTTTAGGGAGGGGGGGCGGAGGGGTAGGTTCCCCCACCACCTTCGAGATCGTGGTCGAAGACATCGGGCCGGTGTTAGCGCGGGTCGCATCCGAGTGCGTCGCGAGCGGTGCGGACCTCACCGCGGTCACCACGACGGAACCGACTCTGGAGCGCGTGTTCCTGAACCTCACTGGCCGCGGGCTAAGGGATTAG
- a CDS encoding class I SAM-dependent methyltransferase encodes MPPAAAPAECVVLVPVGGAIEPGCEDALRELERRGYPVWRYRGYSAVDAARNQMASDALGAGFAELMWIDSDVVFEPHDVDRLRAHDRPFTCALYPKKGPREFACEFLPGTPAVRFGTRGGLVEVRYCGFGFAHMRKEVLVAVHHKLQLPVCNRRFGTPLVPFFQPLVVGEPSGPWSLSEDYAFCERARQCGFPVVADTSIRLWHVGPYQYGWEDAGSPLVRIPDYTFRVSDAPGEPLPVTPPTPVPTTGFTEDWFTYNVPVWQRVLAPLVGKPVRALEVGVFEGRSTVWLLENVLTHPDASLTWIDTFGGGTEHAGADLSGLEARFRANTERFGKRVTGHVGRSQDVLRGMSGELFDLIYLDGSHEAPDVLADAVLAWSLLAPGGLLGFDDYGWRMFPEPERCPALAIDAFLGVMRGQFETLERGYQIWVRKLA; translated from the coding sequence ATGCCGCCCGCTGCCGCGCCTGCCGAATGCGTCGTGTTGGTCCCGGTGGGTGGCGCCATCGAACCCGGGTGCGAGGACGCATTACGAGAACTGGAGCGCCGGGGGTACCCGGTGTGGCGGTACCGCGGGTACTCGGCCGTCGATGCCGCGCGCAACCAGATGGCCTCGGACGCGCTCGGGGCCGGGTTCGCCGAACTCATGTGGATCGATTCGGACGTGGTGTTCGAGCCCCACGACGTGGACCGACTGCGCGCCCACGACCGGCCGTTCACGTGCGCGCTATACCCGAAGAAGGGGCCGCGCGAGTTCGCGTGCGAGTTCCTGCCGGGCACACCCGCGGTCCGGTTCGGAACCCGGGGCGGTCTGGTCGAGGTCCGGTACTGCGGGTTCGGGTTCGCCCACATGCGCAAAGAGGTGTTGGTCGCGGTCCACCACAAGCTCCAACTGCCCGTGTGCAACCGCCGGTTCGGCACGCCCCTAGTCCCGTTCTTCCAACCGCTCGTGGTCGGAGAACCAAGCGGTCCGTGGAGCCTGTCCGAGGACTATGCGTTTTGCGAGCGTGCGCGGCAGTGCGGGTTCCCGGTGGTGGCGGACACGTCGATCCGGTTGTGGCACGTGGGGCCGTACCAGTACGGGTGGGAGGACGCCGGAAGTCCACTGGTGCGCATACCCGACTACACGTTCCGGGTGTCCGACGCACCGGGCGAGCCGCTACCGGTCACCCCGCCCACACCCGTTCCGACCACGGGTTTTACGGAGGACTGGTTCACGTACAACGTGCCCGTGTGGCAACGGGTGCTCGCGCCGCTCGTAGGGAAGCCAGTCCGGGCGCTGGAGGTCGGTGTGTTCGAGGGGCGGAGCACCGTGTGGCTCTTGGAGAATGTGCTCACGCATCCGGATGCGTCGCTCACCTGGATCGACACGTTCGGTGGCGGGACCGAGCACGCGGGCGCGGACCTGAGCGGGCTGGAGGCACGGTTCCGCGCGAACACGGAGCGGTTTGGGAAGAGGGTGACGGGTCACGTGGGGCGCAGCCAGGACGTGCTCCGGGGAATGTCCGGGGAGCTGTTCGACCTGATCTACCTGGACGGTTCGCACGAAGCTCCAGACGTGCTCGCCGATGCCGTGCTCGCGTGGTCCTTGCTCGCGCCCGGCGGGCTGTTGGGGTTCGACGACTACGGGTGGCGTATGTTCCCCGAACCCGAGCGGTGCCCGGCCCTGGCCATCGATGCGTTCCTGGGTGTCATGCGCGGGCAGTTCGAGACGCTGGAACGCGGGTACCAAATCTGGGTGCGCAAGCTCGCGTGA